A genomic region of Pseudorca crassidens isolate mPseCra1 chromosome 10, mPseCra1.hap1, whole genome shotgun sequence contains the following coding sequences:
- the SLC25A38 gene encoding mitochondrial glycine transporter isoform X1: MIQKSRPALLQPQDVGDRVETLMLQPVIKAFLCGSISGTCSTLLFQPLDLLKTRLQTLQPSAHGSRRVGMLALLLNVVRTESLFGLWKGMSPSIVRCVPGIGIYFGTLYSLKQYFLRGHPPTALESVILGVGSRSVAGVCMSPITVIKTRYESGRYGYESIYAALRSICHSEGYRGLFSGLTATLLRDAPFSGIYLMFYNQTKNIVLHDQLDTVLVPVVNFSCGVFAGILASLVTQPADVIKTHMQLSPMKFRWIGQAVTLIFKDYGLRGFFQGGVPRALRRTLMAAMAWTVYEEMMAKMGLQS; encoded by the exons ATGATTCAGAAGTCACGCCCGGCGCTGCTGCAGCCTCAAGATGTCGGAGACAGGGTGGAAACGCTTATG TTGCAGCCCGTGATCAAAGCTTTCCTGTGTGGCTCCATCAGTGGGACCTGCTCTACCCTCCTTTTCCAACCCCTGGATCTCCTCAAAACGCGCCTGCAGACCCTTCAGCCCTCAGCCCATGG ATCCAGACGTGTTGGGATGTTGGCTCTGCTCTTGAATGTGGTTCGCACGGAGAGTCTTTTTGGCCTCTGGAAAGGGATGTCCCCC TCCATCGTGAGGTGCGTCCCTGGCATTGGAATCTACTTTGGCACTCTCTACTCTTTGAAGCAGTACTTCCTGCGAGGCCATCCCCCCACCGCCCTGGAGTCAGTCATACTGGGGGTGGGCTCCCGCTCTGTCGCGGGGGTCTGCATGTCACCCATCACTGTGATCAAGACACGGTACGAG AGCGGGCGGTACGGCTATGAGAGCATCTACGCGGCCCTGAGGAGCATCTGTCACAGCGAGGGGTACCGGGGTCTCTTCAGTGGCCTGACAGCAACACTCCTCCGTGATGCCCCCTTTTCCGGAATCTACTTGATGTTTTACAACCAGACCAAAAACATTGTGCTTCATG ACCAATTGGATACAGTCCTTGTTCCCGTTGTAAATTTCAGTTGTGGGGTATTTGCTGGGATTCTGGCCTCACTGGTAACTCAACCTGCAGATGTTATCAAAACTCACATGCAGCTCTCCCCAATGAAATTTCGGTGGATTGGCCAGGCAGTGACACTCATTTTCAAA GATTATGGGCTGCGTGGCTTCTTCCAAGGCGGTGTCCCCCGGGCCCTCCGCAGAACTCTGATGGCAGCCATGGCGTGGACAGTCTACGAAGAGATGATGGCCAAGATGGGCTTGCAGTCCTGA
- the SLC25A38 gene encoding mitochondrial glycine transporter isoform X2: MIQKSRPALLQPQDVGDRVETLMLQPVIKAFLCGSISGTCSTLLFQPLDLLKTRLQTLQPSAHGSRRVGMLALLLNVVRTESLFGLWKGMSPSIVRCVPGIGIYFGTLYSLKQYFLRGHPPTALESVILGVGSRSVAGVCMSPITVIKTRYESGRYGYESIYAALRSICHSEGYRGLFSGLTATLLRDAPFSGIYLMFYNQTKNIVLHGLWAAWLLPRRCPPGPPQNSDGSHGVDSLRRDDGQDGLAVLTKPGPGRDGICRPACFLPRTSSTHYPGVGRSPIWRGRQTRHLLLPSSRRE; the protein is encoded by the exons ATGATTCAGAAGTCACGCCCGGCGCTGCTGCAGCCTCAAGATGTCGGAGACAGGGTGGAAACGCTTATG TTGCAGCCCGTGATCAAAGCTTTCCTGTGTGGCTCCATCAGTGGGACCTGCTCTACCCTCCTTTTCCAACCCCTGGATCTCCTCAAAACGCGCCTGCAGACCCTTCAGCCCTCAGCCCATGG ATCCAGACGTGTTGGGATGTTGGCTCTGCTCTTGAATGTGGTTCGCACGGAGAGTCTTTTTGGCCTCTGGAAAGGGATGTCCCCC TCCATCGTGAGGTGCGTCCCTGGCATTGGAATCTACTTTGGCACTCTCTACTCTTTGAAGCAGTACTTCCTGCGAGGCCATCCCCCCACCGCCCTGGAGTCAGTCATACTGGGGGTGGGCTCCCGCTCTGTCGCGGGGGTCTGCATGTCACCCATCACTGTGATCAAGACACGGTACGAG AGCGGGCGGTACGGCTATGAGAGCATCTACGCGGCCCTGAGGAGCATCTGTCACAGCGAGGGGTACCGGGGTCTCTTCAGTGGCCTGACAGCAACACTCCTCCGTGATGCCCCCTTTTCCGGAATCTACTTGATGTTTTACAACCAGACCAAAAACATTGTGCTTCATG GATTATGGGCTGCGTGGCTTCTTCCAAGGCGGTGTCCCCCGGGCCCTCCGCAGAACTCTGATGGCAGCCATGGCGTGGACAGTCTACGAAGAGATGATGGCCAAGATGGGCTTGCAGTCCTGACCAAGCCAGGACCAGGCAGAGATGGGATCTGTCGCCCTGCCTGTTTTCTGCCAAGGACCTCTTCAACTCACTACCCTGGAGTCGGACGAAGTCCTATCTGGAGAGGCAGGCAAACACGTCACCTTCTGTTACCCAGCTCAAGAAGAGAATAG